One window of the Xenopus tropicalis strain Nigerian chromosome 10, UCB_Xtro_10.0, whole genome shotgun sequence genome contains the following:
- the mafb gene encoding transcription factor MafB, which translates to MAGELSIATELPTSPLAMEYVNDFDLMKFDVKKEPLGGRPDRAIRPCNRLQPTGSVSSTPISTPCSSVPSSPSFSPTEQKTHMDELYWMTNSYQQVNPEALNLTPEDAVEALIGPHQMPPQMQGYDSFRGHHHHHHNNHHHQNHHQYQGLPHEEMGLPHQHPHHHHHHHHHQPSPSPSGSSSSSQQLQNSHQQHQNSSAVEDRFSDDQLVSMSVRELNRHLRGFTKDDVIRLKQKRRTLKNRGYAQSCRFKRVQQKHHLENEKTQLIQQVEQLKLEVSRLARERDAYKIKCEKLANTTFREAGSTSDNPSSPEFFM; encoded by the coding sequence ATGGCTGGAGAGTTGTCTATTGCTACAGAACTGCCTACCAGCCCGCTAGCCATGGAGTATGTCAACGACTTTGACCTGATGAAGTTTGACGTGAAGAAAGAGCCTCTGGGAGGGAGGCCAGATCGGGCGATAAGGCCCTGCAATCGCTTGCAACCCACCGGCTCCGTGTCTTCCACCCCCATCAGCACCCCGTGTAGCTCCGTGCCCTCCTCCCCCAGTTTCAGCCCCACGGAGCAGAAGACCCACATGGACGAGCTGTACTGGATGACCAATAGCTACCAGCAGGTCAACCCTGAAGCGCTAAACCTCACTCCGGAGGACGCGGTGGAAGCGCTCATAGGGCCGCACCAAATGCCCCCACAGATGCAGGGCTACGACAGCTTCAGAggtcatcatcatcaccatcacaACAACCACCATCACCAGAACCACCACCAGTATCAGGGCCTCCCCCATGAGGAAATGGGGCTTCCTCACCAACACCCGCACCAtcaccaccaccatcaccaccaccagCCCTCTCCGAGCCCGTCCGGCTCCTCCAGCTCGTCCCAGCAGCTCCAGAACAGCCACCAGCAGCACCAGAACTCCAGCGCCGTGGAAGACAGGTTCTCCGACGATCAGCTCGTCTCCATGTCTGTCCGAGAGCTCAACAGACACCTGAGGGGCTTCACCAAGGACGATGTCATCCGCCTGAAACAGAAGCGCAGGACCCTAAAGAACAGGGGGTACGCCCAGTCGTGCAGGTTCAAGCGAGTTCAGCAGAAACACCACCTGGAGAACGAGAAGACCCAACTCATTCAGCAGGTGGAGCAGCTCAAGCTAGAGGTGAGCAGGCTGGCCAGAGAGAGGGATGCCTACAAGATCAAGTGTGAGAAACTGGCCAACACCACCTTCAGAGAGGCTGGTTCCACCAGCGACAACCCTTCATCTCCAGAGTTCTTCATGTGA